One window of the Anabaena sphaerica FACHB-251 genome contains the following:
- a CDS encoding Npun_R1517 family heterocyst differentiation transcriptional regulator — MNSKALPRQINNLEVGVYECEIHLKFRLIEEKSLLGDREQLLQVLLDALTEGSDDFLETLQASVKAQEVSEFKASPQMRRQLMRLRNFVDNSQ; from the coding sequence ATGAACTCCAAAGCCTTACCGCGCCAAATCAATAATCTCGAAGTAGGTGTTTATGAGTGCGAAATACATCTCAAGTTCCGTTTGATTGAGGAAAAGAGTCTGTTGGGCGATCGCGAACAACTTTTGCAGGTGCTATTAGACGCACTTACTGAGGGATCTGATGACTTTTTGGAAACATTACAAGCGTCTGTGAAGGCGCAGGAGGTTTCTGAGTTCAAAGCCTCACCTCAAATGAGAAGACAACTAATGCGCTTAAGAAACTTTGTTGATAACAGCCAATAG